Genomic window (Pradoshia sp. D12):
GTTTAATACAGTACGACTTACTAATCCTGATACCGTAGAGTTTAAACAAGCGGATGGGATTAAAAAGTCATCTCTTGTTCCATATATATCTACACAATGCCCTGGATCGGCTAACACGGCCAATGAAGGATCAATATAATTCGAGTGAGTTGAATTATATTTCTCGCATGCTTCAGCTAATTCAAACGTAATAGCTCCTTTTCCTGTCCAGCCGTCTATTACCTGAATGTTCGCATGAGAATGCTGCTCAAAAATATAATCAATAGCTGCCTCATCAATGCCTCTGCCGCGAATGATAGATATAGAATAGTGAGGAACATTGATTTGATATTTATAGGCGTAATAACGTTTAATCAACACTCCAATTGGTGTTCCAGCTCTTGCTAAGCTGACTAAAACTAAGTTATCCATTCCTTTACGTTCAATAATCTGTTCGGCCACTGTTCCAATAGCCACAGCTAGACGCTCTGAATATTTTTTTAATGTATCATGAAATAAATTTATATATTCTTTTGGAGGATGATATTCGACAGGGAGCATTTCCGAATAGTGTATACCGGATTGGATCAAACTTTCTCTTTCTTCCGTTTTGGTTTCAAAAACGTAATCACTAATATCTCTTAATAAAAATATGGCATCATCTTCGTTGTAGCTTCCCATTTGATCCGGTATTAGTTTTCGTTTAAGCATAAAATCCCTCCTGGTTGTATAGTGGAGCAGTATATAACTATAAAAGTATGAAACTATATATGATATCTAACAGTTCTAGCCAATTAGAAAGAAAATGGTTGATATGAATTCCTTACTGATTCATTTCCGTTAGAGTGATGACAGTAATGAAATTAATCCCGGTTTGTTTTAATGCGGATAGTATGGAATTTACTGATTCATGAGATGAGTTTCTTTCAATAAATATAAATATCTCGTCATAGCGATTGATTTCAATATTATATAAGTAATTTACGATCCCTTTATTTTCAGGACTATCAAATGTAAATTTATTATGAATTAGGTAATCACTCTTTTCTAAAGAGTATATTGGACTTCGAGTAGTAGATTGAAAGTAAACCTCACTCCCC
Coding sequences:
- a CDS encoding cysteine protease StiP family protein codes for the protein MLKRKLIPDQMGSYNEDDAIFLLRDISDYVFETKTEERESLIQSGIHYSEMLPVEYHPPKEYINLFHDTLKKYSERLAVAIGTVAEQIIERKGMDNLVLVSLARAGTPIGVLIKRYYAYKYQINVPHYSISIIRGRGIDEAAIDYIFEQHSHANIQVIDGWTGKGAITFELAEACEKYNSTHSNYIDPSLAVLADPGHCVDIYGTRDDFLIPSACLNSTVSGLVSRTVLNYEFMSKDDFHGAKFYKELADADLSNFYVDTISEDFGKVEEQVKQSLEQLRQEDKTPTWLGMDSIERIQNIYNISNTHFIKPGVGETTRVLLRRIPWKILINPNHSNDLSHILFLAKERNVPVEEFRDMSYTCCGIIKEV